From the genome of Streptomyces sp. NBC_00659, one region includes:
- a CDS encoding RNA polymerase sigma factor, protein MELNDAGPAVPVGGISDRELWARAVDGDREAFGRIFDRHGKTVYNHLFRRTADWSEAEDLTSTVFLHAWRRRSETVLDRDSALPWLLGIADRLLSNTRRRLRRAEALLRRLVSHDESVGDHADRVAVLVDDERRMSEIHRALARLPRHEREVVELCVWSGLDQQAAAATLEVAVGTVKSRLHRARQRLGADLVGRSTVPASFSSRSPVNAEEGAR, encoded by the coding sequence ATGGAACTGAATGACGCTGGTCCCGCCGTACCGGTCGGAGGGATATCTGATCGAGAACTGTGGGCGAGGGCCGTCGACGGCGACCGGGAGGCGTTCGGTCGGATCTTCGACCGTCATGGGAAGACCGTCTACAACCACCTGTTCCGGCGGACGGCCGACTGGTCCGAGGCCGAAGACCTCACGTCGACCGTGTTCCTGCATGCCTGGCGTCGGCGATCGGAGACGGTGCTGGACCGAGACTCGGCCCTGCCGTGGTTGCTGGGCATCGCCGACCGCCTGCTGTCGAACACCAGGCGGCGGCTGAGGCGGGCCGAGGCGTTGCTGCGCCGGCTCGTCTCGCACGACGAGTCGGTGGGCGACCACGCGGACCGTGTCGCCGTCCTGGTCGACGACGAGCGTCGTATGTCGGAGATCCACCGGGCGCTGGCTCGGCTGCCGCGCCACGAACGCGAGGTCGTCGAGCTCTGCGTGTGGTCGGGCCTGGATCAGCAGGCGGCTGCGGCAACGCTGGAGGTGGCGGTCGGAACCGTGAAGTCCAGACTGCACCGGGCGCGGCAGAGGCTGGGGGCCGACCTCGTCGGCAGATCCACGGTTCCGGCGTCATTCAGTTCGAGGAGTCCCGTCAACGCGGAAGAGGGCGCACGATGA
- a CDS encoding COG4315 family predicted lipoprotein, with amino-acid sequence MSTSSSATVSTKSTPLGKILVNGKGHTLYLFQSDQKNKSTCNGDCAKAWPPLKANGKTIAKGGVNSKLLSAITRSDGSKQVTYNGHPLYTFADDTKAGQTNGQGIDAFGAKWYVLGTDGKQITKQSSSQSGGY; translated from the coding sequence GTGAGCACTTCGTCCTCCGCGACGGTGTCCACCAAGTCCACACCGCTGGGCAAGATCCTGGTCAACGGCAAGGGACACACCCTTTACCTTTTCCAGTCCGACCAGAAGAACAAGTCCACGTGCAACGGGGACTGCGCCAAGGCCTGGCCGCCGTTGAAGGCGAACGGAAAGACGATCGCCAAGGGCGGCGTCAACAGCAAACTTCTCTCGGCCATCACGCGCAGCGACGGCTCGAAGCAGGTGACGTACAACGGTCACCCGCTCTACACGTTCGCCGACGACACAAAGGCCGGGCAGACCAACGGCCAGGGGATCGACGCCTTCGGCGCCAAGTGGTACGTGCTGGGTACTGATGGCAAGCAGATCACCAAGCAGTCGTCGTCACAGAGCGGCGGCTACTGA
- a CDS encoding C40 family peptidase, producing MASHRRPKQPSRTRVTVLTTAAAAAVALSANVANAAPSEKPDKDEVKTKVDKLYQEAEQATEKLDGAQEKQKELQKEINSLQDNVARGQDALNQLRDGLGSMASAQYRTGGIDPSVALFLSSNPDDFLDNASAMDQLTAQQAESLKKVQEKQRSLAQQRAEASAKLKDLADTRTKLASKKKEVQSKLGAAQKLLNTLTVQEKAALATQDQQRATRAAERVDLGTTKAASGRAAAAFAAAQSVIGSPYAYAHSGPSTFDCSGLTSWAYAQADVTIPRTSQAQANAGTRIYSQSDLQVGDLVIFYGDQHHVGLYAGNGQVLHAPRTGTVVRYESIGNMPFQFGVRI from the coding sequence GTGGCGTCCCACCGTCGACCCAAGCAGCCGAGCCGCACCCGTGTGACCGTGCTCACCACAGCCGCCGCTGCCGCCGTTGCCCTCAGTGCCAACGTCGCCAATGCCGCGCCGTCCGAGAAGCCCGACAAGGACGAGGTCAAGACCAAGGTCGACAAGCTCTACCAGGAGGCCGAGCAGGCCACGGAGAAGCTCGACGGCGCCCAGGAGAAGCAGAAGGAACTGCAGAAGGAGATCAACTCCCTGCAGGACAACGTCGCCCGCGGCCAGGACGCGCTCAATCAGCTCCGCGACGGCCTCGGCTCGATGGCCAGTGCCCAGTACCGCACCGGCGGCATCGACCCCTCCGTGGCGCTCTTCCTCTCCTCGAACCCGGACGACTTCCTGGACAATGCCTCGGCCATGGACCAGCTGACCGCTCAGCAGGCCGAGTCGCTCAAGAAGGTCCAGGAGAAGCAGCGTTCGCTCGCCCAGCAGCGTGCCGAGGCCTCCGCGAAGCTCAAGGACCTCGCCGACACCCGGACCAAGCTCGCGAGCAAGAAGAAGGAAGTCCAGAGCAAGCTGGGCGCGGCGCAGAAGCTCCTGAACACGCTGACGGTGCAGGAGAAGGCGGCGCTGGCCACCCAGGACCAGCAGCGGGCCACCCGCGCCGCCGAGCGGGTCGACCTCGGCACCACCAAGGCCGCCTCGGGACGCGCCGCCGCCGCGTTCGCCGCCGCCCAGAGTGTGATCGGATCACCGTACGCGTACGCCCACTCCGGCCCCAGCACCTTCGACTGCTCGGGCCTCACCTCCTGGGCGTACGCCCAGGCCGACGTAACCATTCCGCGCACCTCGCAGGCCCAGGCCAACGCGGGCACCCGCATCTACTCGCAGAGTGATCTACAGGTCGGCGACCTGGTCATCTTCTACGGCGACCAGCACCACGTCGGCCTCTACGCGGGCAACGGCCAGGTGCTGCACGCCCCGCGCACCGGCACGGTCGTCCGCTACGAGTCGATCGGCAACATGCCCTTCCAGTTCGGCGTCCGGATCTGA
- a CDS encoding dihydrofolate reductase family protein, which produces MGKIVMSGPQNISLDGVVQDPDGKEGFELGGWFTRFGGEDLAEWSKIALEEALGAEAWLLGRKSYEFFGERWRPRGGELADRLNSMPKYVVSSTLEEPDWDNSTVLKGDVVTEVAKLKRELDGEIVVPASYRLGRTLIEHDLVDEVRMVVFPVVLGAGERFFGEAPSTKPLRLVEARTIGDGLAFLTYEFLRKP; this is translated from the coding sequence ATGGGAAAGATCGTGATGAGCGGGCCGCAGAACATCTCGCTCGACGGAGTGGTCCAGGACCCGGACGGCAAGGAGGGCTTCGAGCTGGGCGGCTGGTTCACCCGGTTCGGCGGTGAGGATCTCGCCGAGTGGAGCAAGATCGCGCTCGAGGAGGCGCTGGGCGCCGAGGCCTGGCTGCTGGGCCGCAAGAGCTACGAGTTCTTCGGGGAGCGGTGGCGGCCCCGGGGCGGCGAGCTGGCGGACCGGTTGAACAGCATGCCCAAGTACGTGGTGTCCTCGACGCTCGAAGAACCCGACTGGGACAACTCGACGGTTCTGAAGGGCGACGTGGTGACCGAGGTCGCGAAGCTGAAGCGGGAGCTGGACGGAGAGATCGTCGTCCCGGCCAGCTACCGGCTCGGTCGTACGCTGATCGAGCACGACCTCGTCGACGAAGTGCGGATGGTCGTCTTCCCGGTCGTGCTCGGGGCCGGCGAACGGTTCTTCGGCGAGGCCCCGAGCACGAAGCCCCTGCGTCTGGTGGAAGCCAGGACCATCGGTGACGGCTTGGCCTTCCTCACCTACGAGTTCCTCCGGAAACCCTAG
- a CDS encoding ANTAR domain-containing protein: protein MEPGSSASHDDSDRVVELEAEVRQLKEAVTSHAVVDQAIGMVVALGRVSPDQGWAVLKDVSQHTNIKLRNVAELILVWGREGDIPPDIRAELEDALDRHGPTQIPEAPSE from the coding sequence ATGGAACCGGGATCCAGTGCATCGCACGACGACAGTGACCGCGTTGTCGAACTTGAGGCGGAAGTGCGGCAGTTGAAGGAGGCCGTCACATCGCACGCCGTCGTGGACCAGGCCATCGGGATGGTGGTCGCTCTCGGCCGGGTGTCCCCGGACCAGGGCTGGGCCGTACTGAAGGACGTCTCGCAGCACACCAACATCAAGCTCCGCAACGTCGCCGAACTGATCCTGGTCTGGGGACGCGAAGGCGACATCCCCCCGGACATCCGCGCCGAACTGGAAGACGCCCTCGACCGCCACGGCCCCACCCAGATCCCCGAAGCACCCTCGGAATGA
- a CDS encoding LysR family transcriptional regulator, producing MPGLDLLATFLEIYRTGSLSAAAARLGVSQPAVTGQLARLEEQLGEPLFVRSSKGARPTPRAAALAARVGLHVDGLRTALSPSGEDSMLEGTIHLGGAAEVMALQVLPALAPLSARGLRIRVTLGLAGELLAALTAARLDLVVSAVRPRQEGLSVAPLVDEEFLLVGPPALAHAVDRERLAADPVAALAPMPLVAYAADLPIIRRYWRSEFGRRPPNQVAVVVPDLRAVLAAVVSGMGISVLPRYLAAPALAAGQVVQMHRPEVEPLNTLYLASRRDMPASPALAAVWEHLARAAQEWKSL from the coding sequence ATGCCCGGCCTGGACCTACTGGCGACGTTCCTCGAGATCTACCGCACCGGTTCGCTCTCCGCTGCGGCCGCGCGGCTGGGCGTGAGCCAGCCGGCGGTCACCGGACAGCTCGCCCGTCTCGAGGAGCAACTGGGCGAGCCGCTGTTCGTGCGGTCGAGCAAAGGGGCGCGGCCGACGCCCCGGGCGGCGGCGCTGGCCGCCCGCGTCGGCCTGCATGTCGACGGGCTGCGTACCGCCCTGTCCCCTTCGGGGGAGGACAGCATGCTGGAGGGCACGATTCACCTCGGCGGAGCGGCCGAGGTGATGGCCCTTCAGGTGCTTCCCGCCCTGGCGCCGCTCTCCGCCCGCGGCCTACGGATCCGGGTGACGCTGGGCCTGGCCGGAGAACTGCTGGCGGCACTGACGGCGGCAAGGCTCGACCTGGTCGTCTCCGCGGTTCGCCCCCGGCAGGAGGGGCTGTCGGTGGCACCGCTGGTGGACGAGGAGTTCCTCCTGGTGGGGCCGCCCGCGCTGGCGCACGCCGTGGACCGGGAACGGCTGGCGGCGGATCCGGTCGCCGCACTGGCCCCCATGCCGCTGGTGGCCTACGCGGCCGATCTTCCGATCATCCGGCGGTACTGGCGCAGCGAGTTCGGGCGGCGGCCCCCCAATCAGGTCGCCGTCGTCGTCCCGGACCTGCGCGCCGTGCTGGCCGCGGTGGTGTCCGGCATGGGCATCTCCGTGCTGCCCCGCTACCTCGCCGCTCCGGCGCTGGCCGCGGGGCAGGTGGTGCAGATGCACCGGCCGGAGGTCGAGCCGTTGAACACCCTGTACCTGGCGTCCCGGCGCGACATGCCGGCGAGCCCCGCTCTCGCCGCCGTGTGGGAACACCTGGCCCGGGCGGCACAGGAATGGAAGAGCCTCTGA
- a CDS encoding sigma-70 family RNA polymerase sigma factor — protein MAAAELMERARAGDGDAFRELTEPHLRELQVHCYRMLGSFEDAEDALQNTLLTAWQSLAGFEGRASLRTWLYRIATHRCLDARRAAARRPSKEWDVPGVEPPEPTRLGEIVWLQPFPGALLEDAAEAPLGPEARYEQTESVSLAFVTALQALPPRQLAVLVLRDVLGFRASEVADMLDSTVDSVNSALKRARAGLRRSRPSAVGHQPPPAAGSPAEEGIVGRFVRAWESADVDALVALLTDDVFMSMPPMPFEYQGRDIVARFCAGLFDAGRRFDLVPSRANGQPAFGAYLRTPNGISHGVGLYVLTLAGDRICAMTRFDNSVLQWFGLPRSLPSR, from the coding sequence ATGGCGGCAGCCGAACTGATGGAACGGGCGCGAGCCGGGGACGGCGACGCGTTCAGGGAGCTGACCGAGCCGCACCTTCGAGAGCTCCAGGTGCACTGCTATCGCATGCTCGGATCCTTCGAGGACGCCGAGGACGCTCTCCAGAACACGCTGCTGACCGCATGGCAAAGCCTTGCCGGGTTCGAGGGACGCGCCTCGCTGCGCACCTGGCTCTACCGGATCGCCACCCACCGGTGTCTCGACGCGCGCCGCGCGGCCGCCCGGCGCCCTTCCAAGGAGTGGGATGTGCCAGGGGTTGAACCGCCCGAGCCGACCCGGCTCGGCGAGATCGTATGGCTGCAGCCGTTTCCCGGCGCCCTCCTGGAGGACGCGGCCGAGGCGCCGCTCGGCCCGGAGGCCCGCTACGAGCAGACCGAATCCGTCTCGCTGGCCTTCGTGACCGCCCTTCAGGCCCTGCCGCCCCGCCAGCTCGCCGTCCTCGTCCTGCGCGACGTCCTGGGGTTCAGGGCGAGCGAAGTGGCCGACATGCTGGATTCGACCGTCGACTCGGTCAACAGCGCCCTCAAGCGCGCACGCGCCGGCCTGCGACGCAGCCGGCCGTCGGCCGTCGGACACCAACCGCCTCCCGCCGCCGGCTCACCCGCCGAGGAAGGAATCGTCGGGAGGTTCGTCCGCGCGTGGGAGTCCGCAGATGTCGACGCACTGGTGGCCCTCCTGACCGACGACGTCTTCATGTCGATGCCACCGATGCCCTTCGAATACCAGGGCCGGGACATCGTGGCCCGCTTCTGCGCCGGGCTGTTCGACGCCGGCCGCAGGTTCGACCTCGTCCCGTCGCGGGCCAACGGCCAGCCCGCTTTCGGGGCCTACCTGCGCACCCCCAACGGCATCAGCCACGGGGTCGGCCTCTACGTCCTCACGCTCGCCGGCGATCGGATCTGCGCCATGACCCGATTCGACAACAGTGTGCTCCAGTGGTTCGGGCTGCCCCGCTCTCTCCCGAGCCGGTGA